Proteins encoded together in one Phycisphaerae bacterium window:
- a CDS encoding SDR family oxidoreductase → MRVLITGHRGYVGSVLAGYLRSAHFEVVGLDADLYRGADLGRVSVDVPEFVCDFRDVTFADLLSFDAVVHLAALSDDTSGEIDAHLTTTINHAAAVRFALECRRAGVSRFLFASSCSVYGRGGLDLLSEDAPPNPRSAYAASKLACENDLLMLAGGDFCPVALRLATVYGMSPRLRMDTVVNELTGAAVTSGRVNLKSSGTAWRPLVHVEDVARAFAAALLADVHDVRGRVFNVAPQGANHRVMEIADAIVEWVPDCVRGSARQSFDSRSYRVDGSRLLEACPTLKFRWTLPQGIRQLRAAMIGAGLTFADWRSDRFRRAPRLHALQERGKLDGDLRRRNEVAV, encoded by the coding sequence ATGCGCGTACTGATTACAGGACACCGCGGTTATGTTGGCTCCGTTCTCGCGGGTTACCTGCGCAGCGCGCACTTTGAAGTCGTCGGATTGGACGCCGATCTGTACCGCGGCGCAGATCTGGGACGCGTGAGCGTCGATGTGCCGGAATTCGTCTGTGACTTCCGGGACGTTACCTTCGCCGATCTCCTATCTTTTGACGCGGTCGTCCATCTCGCAGCGCTGTCCGACGATACTTCCGGCGAAATCGACGCGCACCTCACCACCACGATCAACCACGCCGCCGCCGTCCGCTTCGCTCTGGAATGCCGCCGCGCCGGCGTATCCCGCTTTCTCTTCGCATCCTCGTGCAGCGTGTACGGGCGGGGCGGATTGGATCTGTTGAGCGAGGACGCGCCGCCCAATCCTCGAAGCGCCTACGCGGCATCGAAGCTCGCCTGTGAAAACGATCTGCTGATGCTGGCCGGGGGCGATTTCTGCCCTGTCGCCCTTCGGCTCGCCACCGTCTACGGAATGTCCCCCCGCCTGCGCATGGACACCGTCGTCAACGAGTTGACCGGTGCGGCCGTCACCTCGGGTCGTGTGAACCTCAAGTCGTCCGGCACGGCCTGGCGCCCCCTGGTCCATGTCGAGGACGTCGCCCGGGCGTTCGCCGCCGCCCTGCTCGCCGATGTTCACGACGTCCGAGGCCGGGTCTTCAACGTCGCCCCGCAAGGTGCCAACCACCGCGTCATGGAAATCGCCGACGCGATTGTCGAGTGGGTGCCCGATTGCGTGCGCGGATCCGCACGGCAGTCTTTCGACAGCCGGTCCTACCGCGTCGACGGCTCGCGACTGCTGGAAGCCTGTCCCACCCTCAAATTCCGCTGGACCCTGCCCCAGGGAATCCGGCAACTGCGCGCCGCAATGATTGGCGCCGGCCTGACCTTCGCGGATTGGCGCAGCGACCGCTTCCGCCGCGCCCCCCGCCTCCACGCCCTCCAGGAGCGCGGCAAACTCGACGGCGACTTGCGCCGCCGTAACGAAGTGGCCGTCTGA
- a CDS encoding methyltransferase domain-containing protein: MDRYYVERFLNAHAEDIRGRVLEVAENTYTRQFGGDRVTQSDVLHLTGTRQSTIVADLTRGDGLATGAFDCIILTQTLQHIYDSRAAMQTIERILAPGGTLLVSVPGISQISRYDMQRWGDYWRFTSLALRRLLEEAFAPQQVEVQAFGNVLLATAFLQGLVVEDLPHDALGFNDPDYELIVCARASKSETPS; encoded by the coding sequence ATCGACCGCTATTACGTCGAGCGTTTCTTGAACGCACACGCTGAAGACATCCGAGGCCGCGTGCTGGAAGTCGCCGAGAACACCTACACCCGCCAATTCGGAGGCGATCGGGTTACGCAGTCTGACGTGCTGCATCTGACCGGCACCCGCCAATCGACCATCGTTGCGGACCTCACCCGCGGCGACGGACTCGCGACCGGTGCTTTCGACTGCATCATTCTCACCCAGACCCTTCAGCACATCTACGACTCCCGCGCCGCGATGCAAACGATCGAGCGCATCCTGGCACCCGGCGGCACGTTGCTCGTCAGCGTCCCCGGCATCAGCCAGATCAGTCGCTACGACATGCAGCGCTGGGGCGACTACTGGCGCTTCACGTCGCTGGCGCTGCGGCGGCTTCTGGAGGAGGCGTTCGCGCCGCAGCAGGTCGAGGTGCAGGCATTCGGCAACGTGCTGCTCGCGACGGCGTTTCTGCAAGGGCTCGTCGTCGAAGACCTCCCGCACGATGCTCTGGGCTTCAATGACCCGGACTACGAGTTGATTGTCTGCGCGCGGGCATCGAAGAGTGAGACGCCGTCATGA
- a CDS encoding glycosyltransferase: MRILLVQTWYPEFLTELYRAEPQLARLPFEPQLQRLFDTAFGIGNAYSHGLRKAGCDACEVICNADEVQARWATEHGLALEGNIHDRRRQIIAAQVEHFRPDVLYVFEWSPLGDAFLNDMRGRVRLLTGQIASPLPANRTFAAYDLMLSSWPPVVNYFRTHGTPAVPFRLGFDERVLSGLASRRSTGGAEKKYDITFVGGFAPSHRNRIPFLDALLRIRPVDIFAYGIETVSPSSPIHAHYRGQAWGWRMYEVLEASRITINLHAEIDVRGDVSHRFANNMRLYEATGVGTCLLTESRDNLGDLFEIGREIVAYDDPEEAARKISHLLANDTARRGIAKAGQQRTLREHTYSSRTQELARILDEALRNSQRSVGTVSTVPL, from the coding sequence ATGCGCATCCTGCTCGTTCAGACCTGGTATCCGGAGTTTCTCACGGAGCTTTACCGCGCGGAGCCCCAGCTCGCCCGGCTTCCCTTCGAGCCTCAGCTTCAGCGTCTCTTCGATACCGCTTTTGGTATTGGCAACGCCTATTCACATGGCCTGCGGAAGGCAGGATGCGACGCCTGCGAGGTCATCTGCAACGCCGACGAAGTCCAGGCGCGCTGGGCGACCGAGCATGGATTGGCGCTGGAAGGCAACATCCATGACCGCCGTCGGCAGATCATCGCCGCGCAGGTCGAGCATTTCCGCCCGGATGTCCTCTACGTTTTCGAGTGGTCGCCGCTCGGTGACGCCTTTCTGAACGACATGCGCGGCCGGGTTCGCCTGCTGACCGGGCAGATCGCCTCCCCCCTGCCGGCCAATCGCACGTTTGCCGCCTACGACCTGATGCTCTCCTCTTGGCCGCCTGTCGTGAATTACTTCCGCACGCACGGCACCCCCGCCGTTCCCTTTCGGCTCGGCTTCGACGAGCGCGTTCTGTCAGGCCTGGCGAGCCGAAGATCAACCGGAGGCGCAGAAAAGAAGTATGACATTACCTTTGTGGGCGGCTTCGCTCCGTCGCATCGCAACCGCATTCCATTCCTCGACGCCCTGCTTCGAATCCGCCCCGTGGACATATTTGCCTACGGCATCGAAACCGTGTCCCCATCCTCCCCGATTCACGCTCACTACCGTGGCCAGGCGTGGGGTTGGCGCATGTACGAAGTCCTTGAAGCATCCCGGATTACGATCAATCTGCACGCGGAGATCGACGTTCGGGGAGATGTTTCCCACCGCTTCGCAAACAACATGCGCCTCTATGAAGCCACAGGCGTCGGCACGTGCCTCCTCACCGAATCGCGTGATAACCTGGGAGACCTATTTGAAATAGGACGAGAAATCGTGGCGTACGATGATCCGGAGGAGGCCGCGCGGAAGATATCACACCTTCTGGCAAACGACACCGCCCGCCGCGGAATCGCCAAGGCCGGTCAGCAACGCACGTTGCGCGAGCACACTTACTCATCCCGCACGCAGGAGCTTGCCCGGATTCTGGACGAAGCCCTCAGAAACTCACAGCGTTCCGTCGGAACGGTGAGCACCGTCCCTCTGTGA
- a CDS encoding FkbM family methyltransferase, whose protein sequence is MSPADATPALSSDAREHLLHLAQAGDLENCGPFRVRINDGPNFYMLHKDVFVRRVYHFATDRPAPRILDCGSNIGMTVLYFKMVYPQARITAFEPDPEVLPYLHENLEANRITDVEVVRAALSSSPGAADFLADARYASALSPYAVDASAPGHRSTTVNCVSLRDYLGEPVDFLKMNIEGAETDVLEDCGPALRNVRALAVEYHHLPGLPRTLHRLLALLDQQGFDYLVHDFDRETNPACEPPFRLGPNTRYYLLVHARRRD, encoded by the coding sequence ATGTCCCCTGCCGATGCAACACCCGCACTTTCTTCCGATGCCCGCGAGCATCTTCTCCACCTCGCCCAAGCCGGCGATCTGGAGAATTGCGGCCCCTTCCGCGTTCGCATCAACGACGGCCCGAATTTCTACATGCTTCACAAGGACGTCTTCGTCCGCCGGGTATACCACTTTGCGACCGACCGGCCCGCGCCGCGAATCCTCGATTGCGGGTCGAACATCGGCATGACCGTCCTCTACTTCAAGATGGTCTACCCGCAGGCCCGAATCACCGCCTTCGAGCCCGACCCGGAGGTTCTCCCATACTTGCACGAGAATCTCGAAGCCAACCGAATCACCGATGTCGAAGTTGTCAGGGCGGCGCTTTCGTCCTCCCCTGGAGCCGCCGACTTCCTCGCCGATGCCCGGTACGCCAGCGCCCTGTCCCCGTATGCCGTGGACGCCAGCGCCCCCGGCCACCGGTCGACCACGGTGAATTGCGTAAGCCTGCGCGACTACCTCGGGGAACCGGTCGACTTTCTGAAGATGAATATCGAGGGAGCCGAAACGGACGTGCTGGAGGATTGCGGTCCGGCGCTTCGCAACGTGCGGGCACTTGCCGTCGAGTATCACCATCTTCCGGGCCTGCCGCGGACGTTGCACCGCCTTCTCGCTTTGCTCGATCAGCAGGGCTTCGATTACCTCGTTCACGACTTCGACCGCGAGACCAACCCGGCGTGCGAGCCCCCCTTCCGCCTGGGGCCGAACACGCGTTACTACCTGCTCGTTCACGCCCGCCGGAGGGACTGA